Part of the Aquamicrobium lusatiense genome is shown below.
GATACCGGGAATGGAATTGCGGATGGCGCTTTCCATTACGGTCGCACCGTTCTCGGCCTCGACATCGAAGCGGGTGCCGTCATGGGCGATGAATGTCAGCTTGGTCATCTGGTCACCTGAGGGGGAAGTCTCCGCGGAGATAATCACTCCGTGGTGCAAGTCAACTGCGGCGCAGCAGCGCCCCCGCCACAGGGTTCAGCCGTTGTGCGTGCCGTTGCACCGCCGGGCGATGAACATCAGAACGGCCTGCGCCAGTTCATCCAGACGCCGCAGATTGCCATCGAGGTCGGGGGCCTTCTCGATCGCATCCGCTCCTTCGGCCAGCGCGAATGCTCCGACCCCGCGAGCCGCTCCTTTCAGGCCATGAGCCAGCGCCGCCCGCTCTTCAGGGGACGCGTCGCGAATGGTGGACAGAACCGTCCTGAGCTGGTCGTCGAGCAGCCCCAGAACCTCGGCCTGAAGTGCGGCATCCCCCATTGTCTGGCGATCCAGATGGGCAAGATCGATGGGCGGCTCTGCGGGTTTCCCACAATTTTCCAAAGCCTGTCCCGAAGTGGTCAC
Proteins encoded:
- a CDS encoding Hpt domain-containing protein, which codes for MNEGGHVTTSGQALENCGKPAEPPIDLAHLDRQTMGDAALQAEVLGLLDDQLRTVLSTIRDASPEERAALAHGLKGAARGVGAFALAEGADAIEKAPDLDGNLRRLDELAQAVLMFIARRCNGTHNG